The following are from one region of the Cyanobium gracile PCC 6307 genome:
- a CDS encoding TIGR04282 family arsenosugar biosynthesis glycosyltransferase, which translates to MRPPQGLGTGPPQLVMLARWPAPGRCKSRLVPGVGTGRAAAIQARLTQHGLAAAAEARRAMAASGASGRPGAGLRLVLATSGLAPGAAARWGHRLGVDRVVDQGPGSLGLRMQRQMQRGWREGAAAVVLIGSDLPELAADDLLAAFRALEHSALVLGPAGDGGYWLIGRRRATPQVFSGLDWGSDRVLEQTLQLARKAGLSTALLAERHDLDRPADLDRWR; encoded by the coding sequence TTGAGACCACCGCAGGGCCTGGGGACCGGCCCCCCCCAGCTGGTGATGCTGGCCCGCTGGCCGGCGCCGGGTCGCTGCAAGAGCCGCCTCGTCCCCGGCGTGGGGACCGGGCGGGCGGCCGCGATCCAGGCCCGCCTCACCCAGCACGGGCTGGCCGCCGCCGCCGAAGCCCGCCGCGCCATGGCCGCCTCCGGCGCCAGTGGTCGCCCCGGGGCTGGCCTGCGGCTGGTGCTGGCCACCAGCGGCCTGGCCCCCGGGGCGGCGGCCCGCTGGGGACACCGGCTCGGTGTCGACCGGGTGGTCGACCAGGGGCCGGGCAGCCTCGGCCTGCGGATGCAGCGCCAGATGCAGCGCGGCTGGCGGGAGGGGGCCGCGGCGGTGGTGCTGATCGGCAGCGACCTGCCGGAGCTGGCGGCCGACGACCTGCTGGCCGCGTTCCGGGCCCTTGAGCACAGCGCCCTGGTTCTGGGCCCCGCCGGCGACGGGGGCTACTGGCTGATCGGCCGGCGCCGGGCGACACCCCAGGTGTTCAGCGGCCTCGACTGGGGCAGCGACCGGGTGCTGGAGCAGACCCTGCAGCTGGCCCGGAAGGCGGGGCTGAGCACGGCGCTGCTGGCGGAACGCCACGATCTCGACCGCCCCGCCGACCTGGACCGCTGGCGATGA
- a CDS encoding alpha/beta fold hydrolase, protein MTPVSPLLVGVHGWLLAGRLWHPLRQELAPRWTLWCPDLPGFGASDRPRGLQASLASYGRWLAEAVQREAAGRPVVLLGHSLGGSVALHAAPLLGGQLRGLVQIAAGGGVFQPRPFARVRRGGAAFVRWRPAWLARLPGTGAIRSPLLADDRAARGLLACSTNRGAVRQLPRLAAALTVPSLWIAGSRDQVMEPRYVRHLAGYSPDHQLAILSGVGHLPMVETPRELAALIDAWLEDDLALPAQPSGPQSVASPFSCSSASCA, encoded by the coding sequence GTGACGCCCGTGTCCCCCCTGCTGGTGGGCGTGCACGGCTGGTTGCTGGCGGGGCGTCTGTGGCACCCGCTGCGGCAGGAACTGGCGCCCCGCTGGACGCTGTGGTGCCCCGACCTGCCCGGGTTCGGCGCCAGCGACCGGCCCAGGGGATTGCAGGCCAGCCTGGCCAGCTATGGGCGCTGGCTGGCGGAGGCCGTCCAGCGGGAGGCCGCCGGGCGACCGGTGGTGCTCCTGGGCCACTCCCTGGGGGGCAGCGTGGCGCTGCATGCGGCGCCCCTGCTGGGGGGGCAGCTGCGGGGCCTGGTGCAGATCGCGGCAGGGGGCGGTGTGTTCCAGCCCCGCCCCTTCGCCCGGGTGCGTCGGGGCGGGGCCGCCTTCGTCCGCTGGCGGCCGGCCTGGCTGGCCCGGCTGCCCGGCACGGGGGCGATCCGCAGCCCGCTGCTGGCCGACGACCGCGCCGCCCGGGGACTGCTGGCCTGCAGCACCAACCGGGGCGCCGTGCGGCAGCTGCCGAGGCTGGCCGCGGCGCTCACGGTGCCCAGCCTCTGGATCGCCGGCAGCCGCGACCAGGTGATGGAGCCCCGCTACGTGCGTCATCTGGCCGGCTACAGCCCCGACCACCAGCTGGCGATCCTCTCCGGGGTGGGCCACCTGCCGATGGTCGAGACCCCCCGCGAGCTGGCGGCCCTGATCGACGCCTGGCTGGAGGACGACCTGGCCCTGCCGGCCCAGCCGTCCGGGCCTCAGAGCGTGGCCAGTCCCTTCTCCTGCAGTTCCGCCAGCTGCGCGTAG
- a CDS encoding GNAT family N-acetyltransferase: MTDLYGPGHRLCACPNPSLELVLSQARPIDLIELEALCDAVGWSRRPLRRVRKALQHSLLQVGLWRHDARLPRLVGFARCTGDGVVEATVWDVAVHPRYQGAGLGKELMDYVLEQLRGMGIDRVSLFADPDVVGFYAAQGWELEPLQRRCAFWYAP, encoded by the coding sequence ATGACCGACCTCTACGGGCCGGGGCACCGCCTCTGCGCCTGCCCCAACCCCAGCCTGGAGCTGGTGCTCAGCCAGGCGCGGCCGATCGATCTGATCGAGCTCGAGGCGCTCTGCGACGCGGTGGGCTGGAGCCGCCGCCCGTTGCGGCGCGTGCGCAAGGCCCTCCAGCACAGCCTGCTCCAGGTGGGGCTCTGGCGCCATGACGCCCGCCTGCCGCGGCTGGTGGGCTTCGCCCGCTGCACCGGCGACGGGGTGGTGGAGGCCACCGTCTGGGATGTGGCGGTCCATCCCCGCTACCAGGGGGCCGGCCTGGGCAAGGAGCTGATGGACTACGTGCTCGAGCAGCTTCGGGGCATGGGCATCGACCGGGTGAGCCTGTTCGCCGACCCCGACGTGGTGGGCTTCTACGCCGCTCAGGGCTGGGAGCTGGAGCCGCTGCAGCGCCGCTGCGCCTTCTGGTATGCCCCCTGA
- a CDS encoding TIGR04283 family arsenosugar biosynthesis glycosyltransferase — protein MSPPLSVVIAALNEARGLPMLLADLATAPALVREVLVVDGGSRDATPRLAALAGALVLREGGGRGGQMAAGVARSTAPWLLLLHADVRLPPGWAEALAAAIGDGASTAWAFRLRIAGDDPALRLVELAVELRSRWRQLPYGDQGLLLARHLHDAAGGIASLPLMEDLEFLQRLRPLARIALMAPALRVSGRRWRRLGVWQTMLANARLRRDWRRGMPVEQLAARYYGPGPQGAYQKAQRRCSGSSSQP, from the coding sequence ATGAGTCCGCCCCTGAGCGTGGTGATCGCCGCCCTCAACGAGGCCCGGGGCCTGCCGATGCTGCTCGCCGATCTGGCCACGGCGCCGGCCCTGGTCCGGGAGGTGCTGGTGGTGGATGGGGGCAGCCGGGACGCCACCCCGCGGCTGGCCGCCCTGGCCGGCGCGCTGGTGCTGCGCGAGGGGGGCGGCCGCGGCGGGCAGATGGCCGCCGGAGTGGCCCGCAGCACGGCCCCGTGGCTGCTGCTGCTGCACGCGGACGTGCGCCTGCCGCCGGGATGGGCCGAGGCCCTGGCCGCCGCGATCGGCGACGGTGCCTCCACCGCCTGGGCCTTCCGGCTGCGCATCGCCGGCGACGATCCGGCCCTGCGGCTGGTGGAGCTGGCGGTGGAGCTGCGCAGCCGCTGGCGCCAGCTGCCCTACGGCGACCAGGGGCTGCTGCTGGCCCGGCACCTGCACGACGCCGCCGGTGGCATCGCTTCGCTGCCCCTGATGGAGGACCTGGAGTTCCTGCAGCGGCTGCGGCCCCTGGCCAGGATCGCCCTGATGGCACCGGCCCTGCGGGTCAGTGGCCGGCGCTGGCGCAGGCTGGGGGTGTGGCAGACGATGCTGGCCAATGCCCGCCTGCGGCGCGACTGGCGCCGCGGCATGCCGGTGGAGCAGCTGGCCGCCCGCTACTACGGCCCCGGGCCTCAGGGGGCATACCAGAAGGCGCAGCGGCGCTGCAGCGGCTCCAGCTCCCAGCCCTGA